CTGTATAAAAAATCTTTGCACCAATTTATGGATTTTCCTGCAAAAGACCTTAATATAATAAAATTTTAAAATAAAATGATTGATTTATATAATTTTTATATATAAAATGTAAGTAAGGTTGTAATTGTTTAAGTAAAAATAGGGCAAAATTAATATGATAGAAGACATAAATTTGAATAAACCAAAACCGTCTCTTCCAGAGCAATGGAAGCAAGAGTGGAATTATCTACATAATACCAAAGCGAATGCAGGGGAAGTGCTCCTTTCACTTGCCTGGGCTGTATTTCCAATACTAAACGAATTTACGCAGCAAGAAATGGCAAAGCAAGGAAATTTGATGAATGATATTTCTGGGATGGATGGCTTTCTAAATTCCATTCAAGCCTCGTTTAATCGGGCCAAAGATTATCCAGAATGCATTAAGGCTCAACATGACATAGACAACATTAACAATGATTATTGGGGGCCTGGTGGTAGTAATATAGAGAAAGCCCCAGCAGGAAGTAATATAGAGGACCCCCCAGCAGGAAGTAATATAGAGGACCCCCCAGCAGGAAGTAATATAGAGGACCCCCCAGCAGGAAGTAATATAGAGAAAGCCCCAGCAGATATGAATGATCTTTTTAAGCAAATGTATCTCTTGCATAATCAAGGGGTCGTTTCAGATAGTCAATATGATCAATTTATGGGAAGTGCGAAAGAATTATTCCATTACGGTGATTGTGGTAATGCATGGACAAATCCAGATGGGATTAATGGCGCTCCAACCCTTAATACAACAGATAAGGGATTATTAAAGGCGATAACGAAAGACCAAGAAGCTGAAAAGACTGAGTGGCCTGCGCATAGAATTATCGTCATTCACGACATAGTTTATTCTGCAACCGACAAAGAAATGTCTCAAGAAAAAGCAGCAGACCCTGTTGGGGAAGCAAACAAGTTTTTAGCAGAGGCGGCCTGGATGCACAATAATGGCGACTTGCCTGATGATGTTTACGAGGATTTGGTGCACCAGATTGGCGTACTTTTCGGGACTAGTATTGATATTAATCCTAGTAAAGGATCACCTACAATTCCTAGCTCAGTTACGAATGATTCTATTTTAAAGGTTTGGGGAAATGCTTGGGGTGATTCTTCTAGCACCGATAAGACCTCAGAAATTGGGCCATACACAAATGCATTCACAGCAGTTTCAAGTCGTTTAAATAGCCAGTCATCAGAAGTGCAGGCGCAAGTGAAGTATCTACAGAGTAATGCTCAGCAGTACGAGGGGATGGATAATACAATGATGAATAATTTTATAAGTTTAGAAAAACAAGCAAACAGCTCAATGAAGCAATAAAAAAAATAAGGATATAAATATGAGTCAAGATATTTCACCTCCCATAAAACCACTTAAGGAACCACCCTTGGAGTTAATTGTAAAAGCGTCTGAAGAACTAGAGAAATTTCAGTCGGATAATGAGGCTATCGATGCTAAAACAACATCGCAATGAGATATAGCTAAAGTGACTTAAATTAGTTATAGGCAGAGCTCCTTGAAAAGTTCGTCTATTCCACATTGATATTTTCTTCGCTTAGACTTTGCCTGTGTTCAATAGGGTTTAGATCAGGGGAATAGGGAGGAAGATATTCCAAGGTATGGCCTGCAGCCTGGATCTTCTCTTGCATAGATTTGCTTTTATGGAATGAAGCATTATCCATAACCAGAATACTTTCAGAGGGAAGTTTCGGTAGCAAGTCCTCCTCTGCCCAAATGGAAAAGGCATCTGTATTAATATTGCACTCGAATAACGCAAGTGTAAGGAGGCTTGTTCCAAGTAATGCCCCTATTGCATTTGTTCTTCCTTTTGCTCCCCAATCATGAGTGCCAAAACATCGCTGTCCTATTTTGGAGTAACCGTGGGTGCGGGGCATATCATGGGCAAACCCGCTTTCATCAATATATACAATTGGCTTTCCCAAACGTTTATATTCTGCGATTTTCCCTTGAAAGATTTGTCTTTTTGTTTCGCAGGCCTTGGGATGGTTGAGCGTTTTTTTTATAGCTAATTCTTAACCTCTTCATGGCACACCGAATGCCTGAAGTGCTTACTTTGAGACGATGTGCTCGTTCATAGTTGAAGGCATCAGGGTATTTCTTGATATCCTCCATCAAGATCTCTCTATCAATCTTTATTGCAGGTCTGATTTTAGTGCGCCTTGGCTCT
The window above is part of the Candidatus Neptunochlamydia sp. REUL1 genome. Proteins encoded here:
- a CDS encoding transposase — its product is MGKPIVYIDESGFAHDMPRTHGYSKIGQRCFGTHDWGAKGRTNAIGALLGTSLLTLALFECNINTDAFSIWAEEDLLPKLPSESILVMDNASFHKSKSMQEKIQAAGHTLEYLPPYSPDLNPIEHRQSLSEENINVE
- a CDS encoding IS630 transposase-related protein, with product MTYSLDFRKKVLSIRSKEKLSFAQVARRFGVSVNSVFLWSKRLEPRRTKIRPAIKIDREILMEDIKKYPDAFNYERAHRLKVSTSGIRCAMKRLRISYKKNAQPSQGLRNKKTNLSRENRRI